The genomic region AGCCGGTCGGCCGGGATGTGCTGCTGCATGGAGGTCTCCCAGGCCACCCCGAACTGCTCCAGCCCGACCCCGGCCAGGAAGGCCATGATCACCAGCGTCCAGGTCTGCGGGCTGATCGCCAGGGTCAGCGGCAGCACCACGTCCAGCAGCATGCAGGCGCAGCCGACGAACAGCAGCCTGCGCACCCGCAACCGCATCGCGACCACCGCGCCCACCGCCATGCCCGCGGTCTGCGCGGCCAGCACCAGCCCCCAGGCCGAGCGGCCGATGGTCGCGTCGGCCACCGCCGGGCCGAGCACCTGGAGCACGCCGACCACGGCCGCGTTGAGGAACATGAACCCGACCACGACCACCCACACCCAGCGCCGGGAGACGAACTCCCGCCAGCCCTCGGCCAGCTCCCGGACCATGCTGGTGCGCTCGGTGGCGGGCGCGGCGCTGGGCACCCGGATCAGCAGGAAGCACAGCCCGGCCAGCGCGAAGGTCAGCGCGTCCAGCGCCAGCCCCCAGCCCGGCCCGACCACCGCGACCAGCAGCCCGCCAGCCGAAGCGCCGACGATCTTGCTGCTGCTGACGCCGAGCCGGACCAGCGCGTTGGCCTGCTGCCAGGACTTCGCCGGCGCGGTCTGCGGGGTGATCGCGGCCGAGGCCGGCCAGGAGAAGGCCACCGCCACGCCGTTGACCGCGGCCAGCACCGCCACCATCGGCACCGTGGCCGAGGCGGTGATCACCAGGAAGGCCAGCGCGCCCTGGCTGAGCGCGCTCACCGCGCTGCTGCCCACCAGCACCAGGTGCCGGGGCAGCCGGTCGGCGACCACGCCGCCGAAGAGCAGGGAGAGCACGGACATGAACGAGCGCAGGCCCACGACCAGCCCCAGGGAGACGACCGAGCCGGTGAGGTCGAGCACGGCGAAGGCCAGCGCGATGGTGGCCACCGAGTCACCCAGCTGAGTGATCACCCGTCCTGCGGTCAGCAGCCGGAACGCGGGGTACCGCAGGGGCGCGAACACCCGGTCAAGTTACCGAGAGATGGTCAGCTTCGGCGCCGGATCCAGGTGTGACAAACCCTTCCAGGACAGGTTGACCAGGTGCGCGGCCACCTCTTCCTTCTTGGGCTTGCGCACCTCCAGCCACCACTGCCCGGTGAGCGCGACCATGCCGACCAGCGCCTGGGCGTAGAGCCCGGCCAGCTTGGGGTCGTAGCCGCGCGCGGAGAAGTGCAGGCCGAGGATGTGCTCGACCTGGCTGGCGATGTCGTTGAGCAGGCTGGAGAAGCTGCCGGTCGCACTGGCCACCGGCGAGTCCCGGACCAGGATGCGGAACCCGTCGGTGGACTCCTCGATGTAGTCCAGCAACGCCGTTGCGGCGTGTTCCAGCAGCTCACGGGGGTGCGTGGCCTGGGAAAGCGCGCCGATGACACCTTCCAGCAGCAGGTCCATCTCGCGGTCCACCACCACCGCGTAGAGCCCTTCCTTGCCACCGAAGTGCTCGTACACCACCGGCTTGGACACCCCGGCCCGGTGCGCGATCTCCTCGATGCTGGCCGCGTCATAGCCCTTTTCGGCGAACAACGCCCTACCGACCTCGAGCAGCTGTTGCCGCCGCTCCTTGCCGGTCATGCGCACACGCGCTGGCGGGCGCGCTGCGGCGACATCCGTCTGCGCCCGCTCGCGTCGTCGTGCTGCCATCACTCCCACCCTAGATGCTTTCCCGCCCACAAGACGTCGGCGGCCCAGTTCACGCCACTGGTGAACTGGGCCGCCGACCCAAAACTGCCGGTACGCCCGCCCCCGAACGGCCCCGGCCAACCTGTTGCGCAAGAGGCGTGGCGCGCCAGCGACACGCCGGGCTCTTGGCATCGCGGTGGGTTTGATTTTTCGCGTCGCCTTGTCGTGCGTCCGACGCATCCGAAGCTTGCTTCGCGTGCGGCGGATGCACGACGAGGCGACTCAAGAGCGAAAAATCCCGCGCGCGGAGCGCGCCAATGTCACTGCTCCGTCACGGTGATCCGCGCCAGCCGCTGCTCGGTGGGCCACCGCACCGAGTAGGCCCACCCGAACTTCTCGAAGATCCAGATGATCCGCGCCGACGTGTCCAGCTGCCACTTCCGCACCCCGTGCCGGGCGCAGGTCGGGTCAGCGTGGTGCAGGTTGTGCCAGGACTCGCCGAAGCTCAGGATGGCCAACGGCCAGAAGTTCGCCGCCTTGTCCTTGGACTTGAACGGCCGATCCCCGATCAGGTGGCAGATCGAGTTGGTCGACCAGGTCACGTGGTGCAGGAAGCCCACCCGGACGATGCCCGCCCAGAAGAACGCGGTCAGCGCGCCCCACCAGGACCAGGTGATCAAGCCACCCAGCACGCCCGGCAGCACGAAGGTGAGCAGGGTGAACAGCCCGAAGAACCGGTCGACCGCGCGGATGTCCTTGTCCGCGAGCAGATCGGGCGCGAACCGCTCGGCGTTGGTCTTGTCCCGGTTGAGCGTCCAGCCCATGTGCGCGTGCCAGAAGCCCTTGGTCAGGCCCCAGGGCGTGGTGCCGTGCAGCCACGGCGAGTGCGGGTCGCCCTCCTTGTCGGAGAAGGCGTGGTGCCGCCGGTGGTCGGCCACCCAGTGCAGGATCGAGCCCTGCACCGCCATCATCCCGGCGACGGCCAGGCCGATCCGCAACGGGCGTTTGGCCTTGAACGAGCCGTGCGTGAAGTGCCGGTGGAAACCGATCGTCACGCCGAGCCCGGAGAGGTAGTAGAAGAACACGGCGAGGCCGATGTCCACCCAGCCCAGTCCCCACCCCCAGGCCAGCGGCACGGCCGCGATCAGCACCAGGGTCGGCAGGATCACGAAGGCACAGATGGTGATGTGCGCGGTGGTGGAGCGCGGTGCGCCCAGCATCGGCTTGGGGCCGCGCGCGGCGTCCTCGGTGGTGGTGGGAGTCTCGACGGTGGTCGTCATTCGATAGCTACCTCAGCGATGTGGGGGAAGGTCGAGGCGGTTCGGCACCCAACTTACGGGACCGTAACTTACGCCAGCGTAAGTAAGGCCAACCAAACTCGCCAGACCTGGTGGCACAGGTCTCGGTGTGTCTGGTTCCCCGGGCGTGTCGGTTCACTCCGATGTGACCCCAAGCTCACCTGAACGGCGCTTGCTCGACATGATCAGGACAATGCGCTGGTGGAGAACACCTCGGTCCGCCTGGACCCACCAGCCGCGCCGCCCCGCCGCACCGGACGGCGGATCGTGGCGGCGGTGCTGGCCGCCCTGCTGACGCTCACCCTGGGCGCGGGCGCGGTCGGCTGGTACTACAGCGGGGAGCTGCTCGTCCCCTACTCGGGTGAACCGCAGTTCCGGGACACCGTGCTGGCCAGCACCACCGCGACGGTGAC from Crossiella sp. CA-258035 harbors:
- a CDS encoding MFS transporter — encoded protein: MFAPLRYPAFRLLTAGRVITQLGDSVATIALAFAVLDLTGSVVSLGLVVGLRSFMSVLSLLFGGVVADRLPRHLVLVGSSAVSALSQGALAFLVITASATVPMVAVLAAVNGVAVAFSWPASAAITPQTAPAKSWQQANALVRLGVSSSKIVGASAGGLLVAVVGPGWGLALDALTFALAGLCFLLIRVPSAAPATERTSMVRELAEGWREFVSRRWVWVVVVGFMFLNAAVVGVLQVLGPAVADATIGRSAWGLVLAAQTAGMAVGAVVAMRLRVRRLLFVGCACMLLDVVLPLTLAISPQTWTLVIMAFLAGVGLEQFGVAWETSMQQHIPADRLARVYSYDAIGSFLAVPIGEIAIGPAAHAFGVTETLFAAAGVIALATLFMLASRSVRGLRNTSPALSAG
- a CDS encoding TetR/AcrR family transcriptional regulator; this translates as MTGKERRQQLLEVGRALFAEKGYDAASIEEIAHRAGVSKPVVYEHFGGKEGLYAVVVDREMDLLLEGVIGALSQATHPRELLEHAATALLDYIEESTDGFRILVRDSPVASATGSFSSLLNDIASQVEHILGLHFSARGYDPKLAGLYAQALVGMVALTGQWWLEVRKPKKEEVAAHLVNLSWKGLSHLDPAPKLTISR
- a CDS encoding acyl-CoA desaturase, producing the protein MTTTVETPTTTEDAARGPKPMLGAPRSTTAHITICAFVILPTLVLIAAVPLAWGWGLGWVDIGLAVFFYYLSGLGVTIGFHRHFTHGSFKAKRPLRIGLAVAGMMAVQGSILHWVADHRRHHAFSDKEGDPHSPWLHGTTPWGLTKGFWHAHMGWTLNRDKTNAERFAPDLLADKDIRAVDRFFGLFTLLTFVLPGVLGGLITWSWWGALTAFFWAGIVRVGFLHHVTWSTNSICHLIGDRPFKSKDKAANFWPLAILSFGESWHNLHHADPTCARHGVRKWQLDTSARIIWIFEKFGWAYSVRWPTEQRLARITVTEQ